Proteins encoded in a region of the Delphinus delphis chromosome 13, mDelDel1.2, whole genome shotgun sequence genome:
- the MTRFR gene encoding mitochondrial translation release factor in rescue isoform X2 produces the protein MKGPEQAEPRAMSTSGLFRFPTPLTRVCMVPWGLRLCEKPELLSPGTAVTPVQAAGKKDHPALLSLDESELEEQFVKGHGPGGQATNKTSNCVVLRHVPSGIVVKCHQTRSVDQNRKLARRILQEKVDVFYNGENSPVYKEKREAEKRKQERKKRAKETLEKKKLLKEQWESSKNVPRERTADSD, from the exons ATGAAAG GTCCTGAGCAGGCAGAGCCACGCGCTATGAGCACCTCGGGTCTGTTCCGTTTTCCTACCCCACTGACCAGAGTGTGCATGGTGCCCTGGGGACTCCGGCTCTGCGAGAAGCCGGAACTCTTATCCCCTGGAACAGCGGTCACTCCAGTCCAGGCGGCAGGCAAGAAGGACCACCCTGCTCTGCTCTCCCTGGATGAGAGTGAACTTGAAGAGCAGTTTGTAAAAGGACACGGGCCAGGGGGCCAGGCAACCAACAAAACAAGCAACTGCGTGGTGCTCAGGCACGTCCCCTCAGGCATTGTGGTCAAG TGCCACCAGACTAGATCCGTCGATCAAAACAGAAAGCTAGCTCGGAGAATCCTGCAAGAGAAAGTGGATGTTTTCTACAACGGTGAAAACAGTCCTGTTTACAAAGAAAAACgagaggcagagaagagaaagcaagaaaggaaaaaaagagcaaaggagaccctagagaaaaagaaactccTGAAAGAACAATGGGAATCAAGTAAAAATGTGCCCAGAGAAAGGACTGCAGATTCTGACTGA
- the MTRFR gene encoding mitochondrial translation release factor in rescue isoform X1, with protein MGGHRLNWFIKGDFRTCGIILSTNKAEGLSFLSYSGPEQAEPRAMSTSGLFRFPTPLTRVCMVPWGLRLCEKPELLSPGTAVTPVQAAGKKDHPALLSLDESELEEQFVKGHGPGGQATNKTSNCVVLRHVPSGIVVKCHQTRSVDQNRKLARRILQEKVDVFYNGENSPVYKEKREAEKRKQERKKRAKETLEKKKLLKEQWESSKNVPRERTADSD; from the exons ATGGGTGGTCATCGTCTGAACTGGTTCATAAAAGGTGATTTTAGAACCTGCGGTATAATCTTGAGCACAAACAAGGCTGAAGGGCTGTCTTTTCTGTCTTATTCAGGTCCTGAGCAGGCAGAGCCACGCGCTATGAGCACCTCGGGTCTGTTCCGTTTTCCTACCCCACTGACCAGAGTGTGCATGGTGCCCTGGGGACTCCGGCTCTGCGAGAAGCCGGAACTCTTATCCCCTGGAACAGCGGTCACTCCAGTCCAGGCGGCAGGCAAGAAGGACCACCCTGCTCTGCTCTCCCTGGATGAGAGTGAACTTGAAGAGCAGTTTGTAAAAGGACACGGGCCAGGGGGCCAGGCAACCAACAAAACAAGCAACTGCGTGGTGCTCAGGCACGTCCCCTCAGGCATTGTGGTCAAG TGCCACCAGACTAGATCCGTCGATCAAAACAGAAAGCTAGCTCGGAGAATCCTGCAAGAGAAAGTGGATGTTTTCTACAACGGTGAAAACAGTCCTGTTTACAAAGAAAAACgagaggcagagaagagaaagcaagaaaggaaaaaaagagcaaaggagaccctagagaaaaagaaactccTGAAAGAACAATGGGAATCAAGTAAAAATGTGCCCAGAGAAAGGACTGCAGATTCTGACTGA
- the CDK2AP1 gene encoding cyclin-dependent kinase 2-associated protein 1 produces the protein MSYKPNLTAHMPAASLNAAGSVHPPSTSMATSSQYRQLLSDYGPPSLGYTQGTGNSQVPQSKYAELLAIIEELGKEIRPTYAGSKSAMERLKRGIIHARGLVRECLAETERNARS, from the exons ATGTCTTACAAACCGAACTTGACCGCGCACATGCCCGCCGCCTCCCTCAACGCCG CTGGGAGTGTCCACCCGCCCTCCACCAGTATGGCGACGTCATCACAGTACCGCCAGCTGCTGAGTGACTACGGGCCGCCATCTCTAGGCTACACCCAG GGAACTGGGAACAGCCAGGTGCCCCAGAGCAAATACGCTGAGCTGTTGGCCATCATCGAAGAGCTGGGGAAAGAGATCAGACCCACCTACGCGGGCAGCAAGAGCGCGATGGAGAGACTAAAACGAG GCATCATCCACGCTCGAGGGTTGGTGCGGGAGTGCTTGGCTGAAACGGAACGGaatgccaggtcttag
- the MTRFR gene encoding mitochondrial translation release factor in rescue isoform X3, with product MSTSGLFRFPTPLTRVCMVPWGLRLCEKPELLSPGTAVTPVQAAGKKDHPALLSLDESELEEQFVKGHGPGGQATNKTSNCVVLRHVPSGIVVKCHQTRSVDQNRKLARRILQEKVDVFYNGENSPVYKEKREAEKRKQERKKRAKETLEKKKLLKEQWESSKNVPRERTADSD from the exons ATGAGCACCTCGGGTCTGTTCCGTTTTCCTACCCCACTGACCAGAGTGTGCATGGTGCCCTGGGGACTCCGGCTCTGCGAGAAGCCGGAACTCTTATCCCCTGGAACAGCGGTCACTCCAGTCCAGGCGGCAGGCAAGAAGGACCACCCTGCTCTGCTCTCCCTGGATGAGAGTGAACTTGAAGAGCAGTTTGTAAAAGGACACGGGCCAGGGGGCCAGGCAACCAACAAAACAAGCAACTGCGTGGTGCTCAGGCACGTCCCCTCAGGCATTGTGGTCAAG TGCCACCAGACTAGATCCGTCGATCAAAACAGAAAGCTAGCTCGGAGAATCCTGCAAGAGAAAGTGGATGTTTTCTACAACGGTGAAAACAGTCCTGTTTACAAAGAAAAACgagaggcagagaagagaaagcaagaaaggaaaaaaagagcaaaggagaccctagagaaaaagaaactccTGAAAGAACAATGGGAATCAAGTAAAAATGTGCCCAGAGAAAGGACTGCAGATTCTGACTGA